The Brachyhypopomus gauderio isolate BG-103 chromosome 1, BGAUD_0.2, whole genome shotgun sequence genome includes the window acacacacacacacacacacacacacagtcacacaatcacacacaagcaAGTaaggaaacagaaagagagccttaaaaaaaaaactgaaatgtctATGTGCATGTTTATGATGATGCTTTTCctagagtgcatgtgtgtatgatcTAAGAACTTGGAACTAGTATAAAGTTAGCAGCTGAAACTAGTTGAGAAGACACTACTCAGCCTAAACGATGTGTGAAGGATCAGGTGGTTAAGGCCCACCTGTGCCTgctggggtcagaggtcatgcgAGGTGTTTGGGGGAGACACTGTACTCACCTGATCCTACAGAAGAAGGATTTCACTTGGGCGCATTCAAACACGACGGCAGCTGCAGGAGAGGCAGAGGACACAACGTGAGCTAAAGCTTACACGCCCCCTACAGGAAGAACGCTGGGTGTGGAGCTCCGCCCCTCACCTCGGGCCACGCCCACCGTCCAGGGCGGCAGGTGGGGCTGTGCTGTGTGAGAGCAGAAGACGTTGACGTCCTGGTGGAACAGCAGCTCCACGAACTTGGACGTCTCCAGGAACTTGCGCTTACAGTTGAGGATGGAGGAGGCCTGGTCCGACGCGTACACCACCCGGCCCGTGGCCAAAGAGAACACCACCACAAACGTGTCCTAGcagggagagatgaggagagaaatGAAGCTGtgagagagaagtgtgtgtgtgtgtgtgtgtgataggtcattgagggtgtgtgtatactgtgtgAAAAGAGACAGGACTCCGTGTTTTTGGAGGGTGTGTATAAAaggtgtgtgtacacatttgaggtgtgtgtgtgtgtgtgtgagagagagagagagtcagagattTTACTGTGTTATTAACGATGTGCatggcatgagtgtgtgtggtgggggtctTACTGTGCTTCTGCAGGTATGTTTGTGCGAAGAGGCTTACTgtgtttttgagtgtgtgtttgtggtcttACAGTGTTTTtcagggtgtgtgcatgtgtataatctcactgttttttttgtgtgtggtcttactgtgtttgtgtgtgtgtgtggggggtcttactgtgtttttgaaggtgtgtgtgtgtgtgtgtgtttgtggtcttactgtgtttgtgtgtgtggggggggtcttACTGTGCttttgaaggtgtgtgtgtgtggggtcttactgtgtttttgaaggtgtgtgtgtgggggctctTACTGtgtttttgagggtgtgtgtgtggtcttacTGTGTTtttgagggtgggtgtgtgtggtcttactgtgtttttgagggtgtgtgtgtgtgtgtgtgtgtgtgtgtgtgtgtgtgtggtcttagGGCTAAGAtatacttgctgttaactacgcgttcgcgtacgcatcatggctgcttcgcgtatcctgcgtcggtttggcgcgtaggtcttgcacgtcctccaatagttaacgcgacgcgtacACGAACGTTGTCTACgcgaacgcatgggcaaacagcaagtatgtttccagccttactgtgtttttgagggtgtgtgtatgtgtgtgtgtgtgtggtcttactgtgtttttgagggtgtgtgtgtgtggtcttactgtgtttttgagggtgtgtgtgtgtggtcttacTGTGTTtttgagggtgggtgtgtgtggtcttactgtgtttttgagggtgtgtgtgtatgtgtgtgtgtggtcttactgtgtttttgaaggtgtgtgtgtgtatgtgtgtgtgtgtgtggtcttactgtgtttttgaaggtgtgtgtgtgtatgtgtggtcttactgtgtttttgaaggtgtgtgtatgtgtggtcttACTGTGTtttttaaggtgtgtgtgtgtgtggtcttacTGTGTttttgaggatgtgtgtgtgcgtgtggtctTACTGTatttttgagggtgtgtgtgtgtgtatgtgtgtgtgtgtgtggtcttacTGTGTTtttgagggtgggtgtgtgtgtgtggtcttactgtgtttttgagggtgtgtgtgtgtgtggtcttactgtgtttttgagggtgtgtgtgtgtgtgtgtgtgtggtcttacTGTGTTTTTGAGGGTGTGCTCAGATGTGATGATCTCCAGCTGCCCCAGAGTGCAAACAGCGGCATCTTTCCTCTCCTCCAATCCATTGCACATCAATAACTTGTAGTACTCACTATTTGCTACAGGTGGCGCCAcagcgagagcgagagagggagggagggagagatggggggggggggggggggggggggacaggagcTTGGGTAAGTCTCAGCACGACAGCTCTGCGTGAGTCATATCACAGGTAATATTAGCTTGCTCACAGCAgccagaaaaaacagctcagaTTGACAAAATGGCAGATAATGAGCAGTCCAGAGAATCACGACCGCTGGGGCACGTGTACCACCCCCTTACATTCTAACACACTTATTCACAGCACTTCTGTGGTCCTTCCTGGTGGGGGGGACCAGCGAGTCGTGCGGCCCCAGCTGGGGAGCCTGTGAGGCGGACCGCTGGAGCAGGGCTGAGCCCACCGTGTCCCGACACCTCCGTGTTGTTCTCCCCCCGTCGGAGGTCCGCCTCCGCTCATCTGCCTGCTGACTGTTACGTAACCCAGTGTCTGTACACCAGATGATCCACTGGCTGAGCGTCCACACAGTGACCGGGTCCGACACGTTCTGCAGCGCTCCGGTTGAGAGGATGTTCTCTGCCACCTTCTCCATTCAGGAGACTACACGACAAACCTTCACCTGGTCACTCCACCCAGCTCACCGGGTTAATCACCACATCCCCAGTGACTAACTCTGGTTTCTCAGGGTGGGTAACGGTGTCCAAGCAGCAGCTCACGGGCCGTAAGCGGTTCCTTAATGCATCACTGCTAACAGCGACGGAGGAGAGAGGACTCAGCTGAGCAAACCCACTCAGGCTTATGAACGCCCCGGCCCTCTGAACACCCCGGCCCTCTGAACGCCCCGGCCCTCTGAACCCTCTGAACGCCCCGGCCCTCTGAACGCCCCTCGCCCTGTCCTCTCTGCCGTggggcagatgtgtgtgtggacgtacCTTGTACTTGCTTGACGCAGTTTAGTGCGTAGCTCAGCGCCTCCACCGTGCTGGCCTTGCTACGGCTCTTCTTCTCCGACGGCAGTCTCTTCTTCATCTCCTGCACCGCCTGCACCACCTCCCGGTGGGTGTGTTTGCGCTCCTGCATCATCTGCTCACTGCAACGGACACGAAAGCACAACAGTCAAGATGCACCATCAGGGTGAGTGGAATACGGATAGAAGACCCAACCGGTACCAACCCTCTAACCCTCAAACCCCAACCCTCTAACCCTAAAACCCAAACCCTCAAACTCCAACCCTCTAAACCTGAAACCCCTTTAACCTTCTAACCCTATAACCCTCAAACCCTCCAACACAATTTTAAGGACCCCTTCTCTGCTCTCATCTAACCCCAATAGCACACTCCACTGAGTCCTGGACCCGGATAGCCAGGGTTATCTTCAGTCCTGGGGGGCtgaaggagggggaggggctgaaggagagggaggagctaaaGGAGGGCAGGAGGCATGGCttaaggaggggaggaggtgtggtagGCATCTCTCCCACATGTCCAGCTGGGAGAGGATGTGTCAAACCCAGAGGCTCTGAACACCAACACAAGTTCAGCGAACTGAGGTGAACAGTCATGTGAAGCACACTGACTTCTTGTCTTTAGGTGTATGCCTCTGATGTCAGAGCAGAGACCTTTGATCAGATAAAGGTCCTTTAAATGTTTCATCAAACAATACAAATGTGTTTTATCTGATGTCACATTTACCTCTTGGTGCTGCCTGAACTCGTTGTGCTCCCCGAACTCTGATTGGCCGAGACAGAGTGGAGGCGGGACCCTGCTCCACTGCTGATTCCACTGCTAGAGTAGTCATTACTGGTCATATCCACGTCACCTCCAGAACGTTCTGCGCCGCTCTCCTCCGCCACCGGCCGGGTTTTCCGCTCTTCCGGCTCCTCCTCCGCCTCCCCGGAGTTTGACGCGAATCCAGACACCACTGTCGAGACCGATCCGGACCCGCCTGGCGCAGCCCCGTGGCTGATCCGGTCAGCGCGGCTCGGAGAGATGTTCTCTTCTCCATCCGGAGAGCTGCCGCCGCTGGGCATGCCTGGACCCTCAGCCCTGAAGATGTTGCTGTTGAAATGCCCGTTTGCTGGTAGACAGGTCAACAGagctcctctacacagacatccaTCAGGGGCTGTTGGTGAAACGCCACTCTACTGTGTCTACAAGGAGAATCAGACATCTTCAGATAACTCAAGAGACCAAATGTCCTGCAGTGGGACTCATAATATTGCAATACACTCCAAACCTCCACCTTCAGTTTCAGAAGGTCCTGTTAACTGGAGTGCTTATCAAAAGGGAACGAGGAAGGTTTAATGACTGTTAGTTGAGGACAGACTGGAGTAAATCAGGTTATGATGGATTTTGTCCAAGCCAATATGAAAACAAACACTCCCTCCTGTGAAGAGGCGACCCTGAACATGACGAGCACCATAAACGCATAAAGATTGAGTGGTACTAAATGACACTGCAGTCTCGCCACAACAAAGATTTCACTGAAAATCAACGGCTGACGCTGCTGGATCACgttccctgcccccccccccccccccccccccccccccccacacacacacacacacacaccagccaggaAACAGCCGGCTGAGTCACTGCAGACGTGTTATATAACAGGCTCTCTCTACTCAGGGAAGTGAGAGACTCCGACAGAGGCAGGCTCCACCCTCCCTGATCTGATCAGATCGCTTTCTCATCAGTGTCGAAGAAGGTGTGTGGAGCAGCAGTGATCCGAATGTGCCCACAAGGCCAGGATCACGCCAAGAACCAGTGTAGAAAGAGGCTGCTTCCCAAAAACAAACCACTCCCCTCAATCTGCCCAGCAGCACCGAAATACAGAATTACCTGAAAATAAAACCTCAGCTCAGACTAAACTGTCTCCTCGCGGGCAGGATGTCAAGTGCAGGCCACAGTGCTGGTTAAGTCTTAAACAAAGACTACTGAATTTCTCAATTTTACATTAAAGTTGAAAAACAACTCATTCACTGTAGCGTCCCCAAACTCCCACTATAGCGTGCCCAGGTCTCTGGGCATTGTTGACCACGCACCCACAGCACAGCTGGGCTAGTGGACCACACAGGCCACCACACTCTACTAATGTTTCCACAGCAACACGTGTTTCATAACACACTAGCAGTATCACACAAGCGAGGAACTCACATTTCAAAGCTAGAGTCACACAAAGAGTCACACATACAGAAATAGGATCAGCATCTATTTTGAACAATCAGTGTTTATAACTGAcaccacaaacaaacaagctgACGAAAACTCTGCTGAAGGCACAAGTGAGCACTCTGATGAACTACTATTTGCTTCTATAAACGGATACATCAGTAAACTCTAAAAACTCATTTAATCTGTAAGCTGTATTTCATTATCATAACCACTCAAGATATGTAGGTGTGTCAGGCAGCCCTTAAGGAAGACACCAGGACAACccagttttatttactttatgaACCACGCAACCTGCTGAATCGGACAGGAATGTTAGTCATCTGAGGCTGAAGTACCTACTGACCTCTGTGACACACTATGTGATCTTTGGCAAGCGATTTACATAAGTTTTCCTTCTTACGTGCAATTCCAAAAGACTACTGTACTCCAACGAAACACGATATTCCAGAAAGTCTAGATGGCACATCAAATAAATCCACCTGATATTTCACAGAGAATATTGCCATCACTGGAACTCAAATTCGAACCCAAGCTGTGCCACGCGCCACTGCCTGCCAGGGTCTCTGTTGAGAGGGGGGATACAAGACTTCATTGCAGTCAACGCACAAGCCAATCACCTACAGTGTTGGTCTCAGGGCCTAATTGGCACAGAGTGAGTGTGCTTCAGTTTAGACCAGTGAGGTGCTCAGTGGCTGAAGAACAAGAAAGAATCTGCGTACGTGATGAaggcagtggcgcaaaaagggggtatgcagcgtatgctacgcataggggcgctgcactagagggggcgccaaatcgatgctggaaaattatttgccgagttggtggggggtgggggtggagagcggggggcgccgatagtatgtttgcatacacctcagaaagtatgtagttgcaaccctggaTGAAGGAGGATCATGATACCCTTCACCCACAAAGAGAAGCGGCTGTCGTCACAACCTCCGAATGCACAATGTCagagaaacaaataaatacaaaagtTCAGAAATATGGTATAACTGAGGAAGATCttgtgagggaggtgtgagtgtgtagtagggttgcaacggtatgagattttcacggtatgataaccgtcccAGGAAATACCGCAGTATCACGGTATcagtttgttacatatattattaaaagatacactgacccttaaagaaattgcaacaaatgttttatttgttcaatgaactatttattatagaaacctggaactattgtaggcctatacaaaatgtctcctttaaaaaaaaacaagctgTACACCCgtttataaatactgcaaaattagagaaacctaaatcatggatttcagtaggcctacaattatttaagtttaaattatttaatatctgatacactgagcctgggtcagtgtctcaacaactgttgtaaacatccgttttactgccaaggtggaatataaccagatactgcagaaagagaggatttatttctgacatgatcctcacaatagagatttctattttaaggctttcacaccgagtctggttttaacatatgaaaaacaggcacgtcagaatttgaaaatgaaatcgtataaattaatggcgtccttcacatccagtgaaagcaaggaccttaaaaagctaggtttatactttcactagtgaccatagcgcgcgactccgcacacctcgcgcgaacctccgcacacccctcaaaaacaggggaaggaatatttacctgacgaattttaatgttgctttgtgtttcaggtttgaaaagtgctggaatttaggctaaagtacttgaaaatgcttgaaattgtaactacttcgtttcacaacaaaaatctgtctgactgaatagttctcattaacaaatacgagcctcttgtaattcgaggaggaaacatgagagaacgtgaagattgggcgttttgaaaataaacaaccattaaataatgtcaataaaaaagcgaatttgaatcatttcaagtatatgtataaatatatatttaacttaattaagtttaacgtgctgggaaatattgaaatggaccttgaaagtgacgtacaagtgctttaattccaccttataaaggtgtatgaaccctgcaaacatgactttgttcgtTGCGCTGAGACgaggcgcgcgaagttacaaatttcgagagctgcatgacctcgcgaatcgacagcacgcgagaccctcgcgcacagCTAGCCAacgcaattacgtcatttttgtttaggttttttttgttaaaaatttgttaagtctgatgcactttctgtcaCTCACCGCTGTGTGTTGAGTacctgaaccggagcggagttgcgcatgcgcgggtgagTTTCTCAGCTGGCTTgcctttttaccggtaataagcaaacacacacggtatgataaccgtgcattttaataccgtggtataccgtgaaaccggttaccgctgcaaccctagtgtgTAGTAGGCAGTGGTGTCTGCGAAACTGTTAATGCCTGCATGTGGTACCCTGTAGGACAAGCTGCAATTGCTCTGTCCATTTTAATATTGCCAAGTGTTAATATGACTTGAAATCCAAGTTGATTCTGGTTGGCACAAATCCACACATTCCAAAATGTTTTATGAGCACAATGACAGCACGCTAAATGCAATCGAAGATCCACTGTTGAAAGCCAGGGGTTTTCACTTCATCCTTTCACATGAATCCAGGTGTATTTCTGATATAATCTGAATGAATCCCCACCAATAAATGCATGGCCTTCATTGGTTATGCTATTAAAAACTAACGGTGCAGTTGGTACCTTTTAACGATAATAAATGGTACGAGTCAGTTAGTACCTTTTCATCTGTCAGCCTGGGAAAAGGACCGAGTTCAGTAATGTGATTCCCGACATGTACAAAATCAATTCATGGCAATCTCTGTTATCAGTTTTGAAGGCATTGTGGCTGTCAAAGGTTCATGTTAAGTCACTCAACAGCAAAAAAACTTAACAGATTCTGTACCAAATAAACACGTGAAAAACGTACTGGGTATGATGAGAAAACACGCTAGTAATGAGAAATGAACAATTTATACATAAAAGACATAAGAGGAGACAATAGAAGCACTATTTTgatattattttttataaaaatgtaataacATACTTTTGGGCGCCTAATCTATTTGACTGGTGTTGGGAGTGTGGGCCGAAACGTGAATCAGATGAGCACAGAGACCTTAATAACACAGAGACCTTATTGGCACATGTGCCACCACGACACGGTAACACAACAGAACAGGCGAATAGCCAACTTACACCCGTAACACAGGACAGTACATCTGTAACTGTATTGTGCAGGCAGTAATTACAGAGAGAGCATGAGGGCTGATATggccacggacgtaattttgggggggacatgtccccccccccccactttttcaaaagccggttttggtccccaccaatttttacggttaaaaccaaatatttaaatagcgacgaatccatgtcccccccacttttgaaatcaaaattacgttcATGGATTTGGCCAAACAGGCGCTCTGACTCCAACCTTTCACCACTAGGCCAGACCAGCGCGGACAGAAGTTTGCCGAAACAAGATACCACATCATTTATGCAAGTTATATAAGTATATCTGACATGTCTCCGTaatatacatttatacataaaAATGCTGTGCTTTACCTCCAGATCAGATCACAGTGGGGGATGTAAAGTTCCTGCTACTGCCAGTCGATAATTGTTCGAGCTAATGTCCTGTCACGTTGTCTTGTCTCGTTAAAACTCCTAAAAACAAACCTTCAGCGCGAATATTCAAAGACGCCATCCATAAATCCAAACACATATCTGCGTTTAGGATATTATTTTGCTGTTTATACTCTATTTTTTTCTCCCATCGCTCCAGTTTCACGGAAATCCACGGATTACTGCAACGTGAGTTCAGGCAGTGGAAGCCACGCCCACTGAAGGCCCATTGGTTAGAATCTCCTACACGGACGCGTTCTGATTCGCTGCATCACCTCGTTTGGGGGCGTGGTTATAGACGCGACGGGCTCTAGCGGTCGAGGTTCGTCTCACGTGTATGTCCATGTTACACAACAGAGAACAACAGTGTTGCGCTGGACTGGGTCTATACGCGATGATCCTGCTGGCTTCATTCTTCCGCCATGCAGTAAAAACCCCCATGGGAGGGAGAGGCAGCAGAACAGGAGGTGAACGTGATCAAGTTTGTGGCTGTGTAGTTTTACTACAGATGTTTAAACTGATTAACTATTACTTTCAATTCATTTTTGTGACTGAACACGGACATCTTTAGCTTAGACGCCTGAGACAAACAGTCTCGGTGAAGTCAGCCAATTTCTGTACACCCAATGCACAACGTGAGCAAGTAATATATTGTTAAATCTTTATTAAAGCAAGAATGGCAAATCCAATTGTTTGGAGGGCCACCTTATATATCATCTACAGTTTCCTTGTTTACAATTTACATTCCAAAGAAAATACACACAAATAGACAAACGTGTGCTGATGCTGGGGAAGAGGTATTGCATCCGACATTGAGAATAAAGTTATCTGCAACTTGTTGCTTTTTAAGTCaatgagaaagagaaatacaaagCCAAGCAACAATGTTACGCAAAAAAAGGCATCTCAAAACATTTTTGTATTacaaaaacaatattttaagGAAAGTATTTTGACCATGCAAGTACATATGGTATATCTTTTGGCACCCTTCATTATTTTAACGGGTGAATTAGTTGGCAGTGTTGGTTTTAAAAGGCACAATTGCACTACTGCTAGTAGTTTGTTCTAATAAGGCCTTTGGTTGGCTTGGTGGGGCTAAATTGTTCTGGCACTAGAAATATAAGGCACAAAAGTAACTAGCTTCACACTTTGATATCAAACTTACTCTTGTCACAGTCATGGAACTCTCACCAGTCCTCAGTAAGTTGTGCATTTTCATCTGTGCATCTGGAAAACCACAGTCAACTCTGTGCACACGCGTGTGCTACTGCATTACTACAGAGACGAGTTCCCCACCGGGCACTGAGCAGCAGGGGCAAAGTGTGGAGTCTCACTGAAAATGTGTCTGTGTAAAGGACAAGGCACAAGGAGCCCATCAAGCTTGTGTTCGATACTGTGTACAAATATTCAAATCTCAATCATTTAAaaccaaaacataaaaaaatgaggattttaattatttttttttttacaaaatatgCTTTTGTGCTGCAGCAGGCTAGAACAGCTTTAGTTCATGAAGAACATCCTCTCTGTCTTCACTGAATGAGTGGATGCATCAGGgtctcctccacactcctcacAGCCATCAGCCCTCCTGCTCTTCTAAGACTTAGCCCAGACTATAGAGGAAGACAAGACCATGTAAGGCACACACTTACAGCTCACACGTCCTGCACATCACGCTACCAAAAAGTCTAAAATGATGGGGCCATTGGTGCGGGCTGTGTACACGCTCACGAAGACAACAGGGTTTCTTCTGCCTGTATTTTAAGCCAGCCTGAAATGTGGTTGTCAGTTTAACACGGACACGATTTAAGGAAATCGATGCTGGAAAAGACGACGTGACCATGTGAAGACTAGACACTCCAGAAATGAGCAGCTGTGCAAAGGCAGTATTTTGCTTTCCTTTATGTACAGTGAAATAAAGATGAAGACGACCTTCAGTTTTTTGGCTTTGTCCAACACATCGGTTGTGATGACAATCACATTTCAAATAATCGAGACAGGCCTGAGAGTGATCGATTCATTGTTCTCCTGGGTTCTCCTAAAACACGGACGAAAAAGAAATACTcactaataataatgatgatgatgatgatgaccacAGCTATCAAAATAGCCCACATCTGCAAGAAGAGGAAATGAGCACATCAGGGAAAAACAACACTAAAGAAAAACAGACAACCTTGAGTTTAGGTGACTTGAAAGAGAGGACTCAGTATTTTAGATTAGTAAACATCAGTGCATAAAGCAGGCACCCTCGTGCCTTCTGTGGCAACATTGTGGCCAAGATTCGTGGAGTTGGCCAACCTCACTAACTTACTGAGACAGAGTCACTGAAGGGGCACGGCAGGACGTTTGCTGGATAAGGTACGATGGACACAGTTGTGTTTCACTAATGCCATAGCCCCCTCCTCAGAACACTGACAGGCCGGGCTGTTAAAGGTCCGACCTTCCAGGGAAAATCATTCCATTTTCTGGAGGGGGGGTCGTCTGAATGCACCCActgctaaatataaaattcACCTTTACGCTATAGTCAAGGTTACCACTTGTGCCAAAAACTCCTGCCAGATTCAGCAGTCCCCCCCACCGCCCAATCACACAGCCCCCACCCAAAAATCCAACACCtgttctcaacacacacacacacacacacacacttagcacTTAGCATGCCCTTCTATATGCAGTGTGCAATCATTGGTAGGAAGGATCACCTACATGTAAAAGTATTAATTATTAATCCACCTGTCTATGATTTGAAATGTTTTGATTAGGAAACAAGTGTTTATACCCAGTGATGTTCACGTTAGTGGAAATGACTGTAATTGACTCACTTAAGTGGACATTAAATGAACCAGCCTCCAGgcccccaacactaaccctactTAAGAAGGTGTGAGTGACACTCAAGTCCAGTTTCCCCAACAGTGCGGGTGTGctgacacactcctcacaccccgCCCTACCTTGCAGTTCTTCCACCAGTACTTCCTTTTCAGCTTCGCGGCATTGGTCTCAAACTGGGAGGCTCCGGCCTGGAGGGCATCAGCCCTGTCGTCCAGATCTGAGAGCTTCTGGTCACGCTCCAGCACCTTATCCACGTTCACTCGCATGATGTCCACCACCTGGGAGagggggaacacacacacacacacacacacacacacacacacacacacacacacacacacacacacagagtttagCAGATGTGCTGTCCTTGGACGCACTGTGGTATCAAACACTTTGACTTGATGAAAAGTATGGCCCAGCCTTTTACAATCGCTGGGTGGGGTGGATAGCTGTCATTATATAAAGGATCATGGGGTGCTGTGTAATTGTACTGCTCTTTGTTACGGCACATTACATTATAGAACCTCTGATGTGCTTGTTGAATATGACCACAGAAACTCCACAACGAATGTGCTGTTCATATAAACAGACTGAGGTCTGGCAGTGTCCTTCTGGTCGCATTATATTAACTTCATCGTTGAGGAGCAACTCCTGGCGTTGAGGAGCACCGCTGGACTGTGGTGGCATCTGCGCTGTTCTATTCAGACCCGTCAGGCCGGTTGTGTTACAAGTTTCTACCGGTGGAGCCGATTCATGTAATTCATGTGAGCAACAAGATTAATTTGGAGCGCGTTCTTCCTGTGCATACGATGACACTGATTTATGCACGACATGCTCAAAAAGTCTTTCTGAACAGGCGATCCGCATGACCTAAGGTGATACCTTTCACCTTCTAAAACAACAGAAGTGCAGCGCAGACAGCTTGTGTTGAAGCAGAGTGCTTACTTTTCCCCCAGTTCAACACGCGGGGCACCATGACAGATGGG containing:
- the vamp3 gene encoding vesicle-associated membrane protein 3; translated protein: MSGTAAEAPGASGAAGGPRRLQQTQAQVDEVVDIMRVNVDKVLERDQKLSDLDDRADALQAGASQFETNAAKLKRKYWWKNCKMWAILIAVVIIIIIIIIIWAKS